One window of Bacillus sp. THAF10 genomic DNA carries:
- a CDS encoding SH3 domain-containing protein, with amino-acid sequence MRQKLPIFLIALLLFTTVFSFLNATSALANKSVVVATDVLNVRESPDVNAKVISKVSRGESYPVVEAKGEWVKIQVTSSKAGWIASYLVVASSEGGIASATRSGGSSSVQVLTDDLRIRSGPGTNFSVVGYFHSTSENIQYLDENENWVKVRGEGLEGWVAKEFVSIQAKKQQEQSQTTKKNQHATITTDGLNIRKEPSTDATVLGTLSTGQQVEVIGKNGDWLNIKLEGTSGWIHGDYATVGEGEPAEGAVLGHATIKVAALNVRSEPSLNGTVIEQLPQGTKVMIVSERNNWCEILMENGERGWLAGWFLDKNIKASSPPPSTAEGSIVIVDDATNIRSAPTTSAKVVHRANKGEEYPIVEIENDWYKIKLTDGSEAFVAGWIVASKGTTQRISRAGGEQYLSNKVIVIDPGHGGRDVGAIGASGTFEKDLTLRTSLLLYDKLRAAGANVFLTRQADTSVPLQNRPQLANYHRADAFISIHYDSIDDSSVTGNTTYFYSDSEAVLAENVHSSLVQYLNLRDRGFRQENYLVLRESMQPSLLLELGYISNRGEELTVKSGDFQERASTAIYQGLAQYFKGN; translated from the coding sequence TTGCGTCAAAAATTACCTATTTTTCTTATTGCACTTTTACTATTTACTACTGTCTTTTCGTTTTTGAATGCTACTTCCGCCTTGGCAAACAAATCAGTTGTTGTTGCAACAGACGTGCTTAACGTGAGAGAGTCACCTGATGTGAATGCAAAAGTGATCTCCAAAGTATCGCGTGGAGAATCCTATCCTGTTGTGGAAGCGAAAGGTGAATGGGTAAAAATACAAGTCACCTCATCTAAAGCAGGCTGGATCGCTTCATACCTTGTAGTTGCTAGTAGTGAAGGGGGAATAGCAAGTGCTACTCGCTCTGGCGGAAGCTCTTCTGTTCAAGTGTTAACGGATGATCTCAGAATTCGCTCCGGTCCAGGTACCAATTTTTCTGTGGTTGGATATTTCCACTCTACCTCGGAAAATATTCAATATTTAGATGAGAACGAGAATTGGGTCAAAGTACGCGGTGAAGGGTTGGAAGGCTGGGTTGCAAAAGAATTTGTCAGCATTCAGGCAAAGAAACAACAAGAGCAAAGTCAAACTACCAAAAAAAATCAGCATGCTACCATTACAACAGATGGACTAAACATCCGAAAAGAACCTTCAACAGACGCAACTGTGCTTGGAACCTTATCTACAGGTCAACAAGTAGAGGTTATTGGCAAAAATGGGGATTGGTTAAACATAAAGCTTGAAGGAACTTCTGGCTGGATTCATGGTGATTATGCAACAGTTGGAGAAGGGGAACCAGCTGAAGGTGCTGTTTTAGGTCATGCCACGATTAAAGTGGCAGCTTTAAACGTACGCAGCGAACCCTCTTTGAACGGTACGGTGATTGAACAGCTACCTCAAGGTACAAAAGTGATGATTGTGAGTGAGCGTAACAATTGGTGTGAGATCCTAATGGAAAATGGAGAACGAGGCTGGCTTGCTGGTTGGTTTCTAGACAAAAACATAAAAGCATCCTCTCCCCCACCTTCAACTGCAGAAGGAAGCATCGTGATAGTAGATGATGCCACTAACATACGCAGTGCTCCTACAACTAGTGCTAAAGTGGTGCATCGTGCCAACAAAGGCGAGGAATACCCAATTGTAGAAATTGAAAACGATTGGTATAAAATTAAACTTACTGACGGTTCCGAAGCATTTGTTGCTGGTTGGATTGTTGCTTCAAAAGGAACCACACAAAGAATATCTAGAGCAGGTGGAGAACAGTATTTATCTAACAAAGTGATTGTGATTGACCCTGGTCATGGTGGGAGAGATGTTGGAGCAATTGGTGCATCCGGAACTTTTGAAAAAGATTTGACTCTTCGCACATCCCTACTACTGTATGATAAATTGAGGGCTGCTGGGGCAAATGTCTTTTTAACCAGACAGGCAGATACATCTGTTCCTTTGCAAAATCGTCCACAACTGGCCAACTATCATCGTGCAGATGCCTTTATCAGTATTCATTATGATAGCATTGATGACAGCAGTGTAACAGGTAACACCACATACTTTTATTCGGATTCTGAAGCCGTTCTTGCAGAAAATGTACACTCTTCTCTTGTTCAATATTTAAATCTAAGAGACCGAGGATTTAGGCAGGAAAATTATCTTGTACTAAGAGAAAGCATGCAGCCATCGCTGCTTTTAGAGCTTGGATATATTAGCAATCGTGGAGAGGAACTCACTGTCAAATCAGGAGACTTTCAAGAAAGGGCCTCTACGGCTATCTATCAGGGCCTTGCCCAATATTTCAAAGGAAACTAA
- the dtd gene encoding D-aminoacyl-tRNA deacylase encodes MRVVLQRTKRAEVRVNDEVVGKIDRGVMLLVGVTHEDTHEDAAYVAEKVVNLRIFEDELEKMNLSLLDVEGSVLSVSQFTLYGDCRKGRRPNFMAAAKPDHAEEIYESFNKELRSKGVTVETGTFGAMMDIDFVNDGPVTLLVESK; translated from the coding sequence ATGAGAGTAGTTTTACAACGTACAAAAAGAGCGGAAGTAAGAGTAAACGATGAAGTGGTCGGAAAAATTGACCGTGGGGTAATGCTTCTGGTAGGAGTCACCCATGAAGATACACATGAGGATGCTGCTTATGTTGCTGAAAAAGTAGTTAATTTACGTATCTTTGAAGATGAGTTGGAGAAAATGAATTTGTCCCTGCTTGATGTGGAAGGGAGCGTGCTTTCTGTTTCGCAGTTCACGCTATATGGAGACTGCCGCAAAGGACGCCGTCCAAACTTTATGGCTGCTGCAAAGCCAGACCATGCAGAGGAGATTTATGAAAGCTTTAACAAGGAATTAAGGTCTAAAGGTGTGACCGTAGAAACTGGAACATTCGGAGCCATGATGGATATTGATTTTGTTAATGATGGTCCGGTTACCTTACTTGTCGAAAGTAAATAA
- a CDS encoding bifunctional (p)ppGpp synthetase/guanosine-3',5'-bis(diphosphate) 3'-pyrophosphohydrolase, with translation MANEQVLTADQVIDNARRYLKDNDIAFLERAYEFAKSAHAEQYRKSGEPYIIHPIQVAGILVDLDLDPSTIAAGFLHDVVEDTSVTLEEIKDAFNAEVAMLVDGVTKLGKIKYKSQEEQQAENHRKMFVAMAQDIRVILIKLADRLHNMRTLKHLPQEKQRRISNETLEIFAPLAHRLGISKIKWELEDTALRYLNPQQYYRIVNLMKRKRAERELYIKEVMDEVNDRLEEVEINAELSGRPKHIYSIYRKMAKQNKQFSEIYDLLAVRIIVNSIKDCYAVLGIIHTCWKPMPGRFKDYIAMPKPNMYQSLHTTVIGPKGDPLEVQIRTNDMHQIAEYGIAAHWAYKEGKETDDRASFEEKLTWFREILEWQNDATNAEEFMESLKIDLFSDMVFVFTPKGDVIELPSGSVPIDFSYRIHSEIGNKTIGAKVNGKMVTLDYKLKTGDIIEILTSKHSYGPSQDWLKLAQTSQAKNRIRQFFKKQRREENVEKGRDLVEKEIKGMDFDLKEILTAENINRVSEKFNFMTPEDMFAAVGYNGITALQVANRLTEKQRRKRDQEQQITDITESAEKKKTAPQKKRKDAGVVVQGIDSLLVRLSKCCNPVPGDDIVGFITRGRGVSVHRADCANVVAEGTNDRLIEVEWESDVKDNREYNVEIEITGYDRRGLLNEVLQAVNETKTDITAVSGRSDKNKMATIHMAIAIHNINHLHKVVERIKQISDIYAVRRIMQ, from the coding sequence ATGGCAAATGAGCAAGTATTAACTGCAGACCAGGTGATAGATAATGCGAGACGCTATCTGAAAGATAACGACATCGCATTTTTAGAAAGAGCGTATGAGTTTGCAAAAAGTGCTCACGCTGAACAATATCGTAAATCAGGTGAGCCCTATATCATACATCCTATACAGGTTGCAGGAATTCTTGTTGACCTTGACCTAGATCCATCTACGATTGCGGCTGGGTTTCTTCATGATGTCGTAGAGGACACCTCTGTTACCTTAGAGGAAATTAAAGACGCCTTTAACGCAGAAGTTGCCATGCTTGTTGATGGCGTTACGAAGCTTGGTAAGATCAAATACAAATCACAAGAAGAGCAGCAAGCGGAAAACCATCGAAAAATGTTTGTTGCGATGGCTCAGGACATTCGCGTTATCTTAATCAAGCTAGCAGATCGCCTCCATAATATGCGGACGCTAAAGCATCTCCCGCAAGAAAAGCAACGTCGTATTTCAAATGAGACGCTAGAGATTTTTGCACCTCTTGCTCACCGTCTTGGGATTAGTAAAATAAAATGGGAGCTCGAAGATACCGCTCTTCGCTACTTAAACCCACAGCAATATTACCGAATCGTAAACCTGATGAAGCGTAAGCGTGCGGAACGGGAGCTTTACATTAAAGAAGTAATGGATGAAGTAAATGACCGTTTAGAGGAAGTTGAAATTAACGCAGAGCTTTCTGGCAGACCAAAGCATATTTACAGCATCTATCGTAAAATGGCTAAACAAAACAAGCAGTTTAGCGAGATTTACGATCTTTTAGCAGTGCGGATTATTGTTAACAGCATCAAGGACTGTTATGCGGTTCTTGGAATCATTCACACATGCTGGAAGCCGATGCCTGGCCGCTTTAAAGACTATATTGCGATGCCAAAGCCAAATATGTACCAGTCCTTGCACACAACAGTGATTGGTCCAAAGGGGGACCCCCTTGAGGTGCAAATCCGTACAAATGATATGCACCAAATTGCTGAGTATGGGATTGCTGCTCACTGGGCGTATAAGGAAGGGAAAGAAACAGATGATCGTGCTTCCTTTGAAGAAAAATTAACATGGTTCCGCGAAATCCTGGAATGGCAAAATGATGCCACCAATGCGGAAGAATTTATGGAGTCCTTGAAAATTGACTTGTTCTCCGACATGGTTTTCGTGTTCACTCCAAAGGGCGATGTCATTGAGTTGCCATCTGGTTCTGTTCCAATTGATTTCTCTTATCGCATTCACTCAGAAATAGGAAACAAAACCATTGGTGCGAAGGTCAATGGCAAGATGGTAACCTTGGATTATAAGCTAAAAACTGGCGATATTATTGAGATACTAACGTCAAAGCATTCTTATGGCCCAAGTCAGGACTGGTTAAAGCTAGCCCAAACCTCACAGGCGAAAAACCGTATCCGACAGTTCTTCAAAAAGCAACGCAGAGAAGAAAATGTGGAAAAAGGCAGAGACCTTGTCGAAAAAGAAATCAAAGGCATGGACTTTGATCTTAAGGAAATTTTGACTGCTGAAAACATTAATCGTGTTTCTGAAAAGTTTAACTTTATGACACCAGAGGATATGTTTGCTGCTGTTGGCTATAACGGTATCACTGCCCTTCAGGTTGCCAACCGTCTAACGGAAAAACAACGCCGCAAGCGTGATCAAGAGCAACAGATCACGGATATTACGGAAAGTGCAGAAAAGAAAAAAACAGCTCCACAAAAGAAACGAAAGGATGCTGGGGTTGTTGTGCAGGGGATTGACAGCCTGCTTGTTCGTCTGTCCAAATGCTGTAACCCTGTTCCTGGAGACGATATCGTCGGCTTTATCACAAGAGGACGCGGGGTATCTGTTCACCGTGCCGACTGTGCCAATGTTGTAGCGGAAGGTACCAATGACCGTCTTATTGAAGTCGAGTGGGAAAGTGATGTAAAAGACAACAGGGAGTATAACGTCGAAATAGAGATTACCGGTTATGACCGTAGAGGGCTTTTAAATGAAGTTCTTCAGGCTGTAAATGAAACGAAAACAGATATTACCGCTGTTTCTGGTCGCTCAGATAAAAACAAAATGGCAACCATTCATATGGCCATCGCCATTCATAATATTAATCATCTGCATAAAGTTGTTGAGAGAATCAAACAAATATCGGACATCTATGCTGTTCGTAGAATTATGCAATAA
- a CDS encoding adenine phosphoribosyltransferase has product MDLKKYITIVPDWPKPGIQFKDITTLMDNGDAYRYATDQIVEYARDKEVDLIVGPEARGFIIGCPVAYSLGVGFAPVRKEGKLPREVARVEYGLEYGKDVLTIHKDAIKPGQRVLITDDLLATGGTIEATIKLVEELGGVVAGIAFLIELSYLDGRSKLDGFDILTLMKY; this is encoded by the coding sequence ATGGATTTAAAGAAGTATATTACCATTGTTCCCGATTGGCCAAAGCCGGGAATTCAGTTTAAGGATATTACAACATTAATGGATAACGGCGATGCCTATCGCTATGCAACGGACCAAATTGTAGAGTACGCTCGCGACAAAGAGGTTGATTTAATTGTAGGACCAGAAGCGCGCGGCTTTATCATTGGTTGCCCAGTAGCTTACTCTTTAGGAGTAGGATTTGCTCCCGTTCGTAAAGAAGGAAAACTTCCACGTGAGGTAGCCCGTGTGGAATATGGTTTAGAGTACGGGAAAGATGTACTGACTATTCATAAAGATGCTATCAAACCTGGTCAGCGAGTATTAATTACTGATGATCTTCTTGCAACTGGTGGAACCATTGAAGCAACTATCAAGCTAGTGGAAGAGCTAGGTGGAGTGGTAGCTGGAATTGCATTCCTAATCGAACTCTCTTACCTTGATGGCCGCAGCAAGCTTGACGGCTTCGATATCCTAACCTTAATGAAATACTAG
- the recJ gene encoding single-stranded-DNA-specific exonuclease RecJ, with translation MLASKSRWNIKKPNEELIQQLAQTLNIAPLISSLLVNRGMDSAEKAKEFLYTEQLDFHDPFLLNEMDVVVKRVQEAIENEEKILVFGDYDADGVSSTTVMVTALKEIGANVDFYIPNRFTEGYGPNETAFKEAKENGFSVIITVDTGISALHEANVAKELGIDLIITDHHEPGPKLPDAFAIIHPKKKTCTYPFKDLAGVGVAYKVAHALLGKNPEHLLEVAAIGTIADLVPLVGENRLLASKGIKKMQQTTRVGLKALLQKCGVEPHTITEETIGFSIGPRINAVGRLDNADPAVHLLMTQDVEEAKMLSEEMESYNKERQQIVNTITEEAIKQVEEKYPPEKNSFIIVEGQNWNAGVIGIVASRLVDRFYRPTIVLSLDEESGLAKGSARSIAGFDLFENLSLCRDILPHFGGHPMAAGMTLKMEHVDELRQRMNQRANELLTAEDFMPLTEVDIACSLEEVSLKTIEQLDLLAPFGVANPKPKVLLTEVTPQQIRQIGNKSNHLKLVLEQDGSSLDCVGFGFGETYHHISPGATLDVIGELSINEWNNFKKPQLFLGDMRIKESQLFDLRSIKQLNQTLASIPVDKLQILYFNESTLYDLKLQEELLPFAKLVTSDTKHDLNGQYVVILDIPSEESLLSSVLKEAEPARIYAAFYQQDTHFFSTIPTRDDFKWFYALLVKKGNIDLKKHALDIAKHRGWSKETVDFISKVFFELEFVTIDNGFITLNHAAKKRDFEESPTYRKKQQQLQLENLFLYSSYKQLKAWFDQHLTKQCIVHS, from the coding sequence TTGTTAGCTTCAAAATCACGTTGGAATATAAAAAAACCGAATGAAGAACTCATTCAACAATTAGCCCAAACGCTTAATATCGCCCCTCTTATCTCTTCCCTATTAGTTAACAGAGGGATGGATTCAGCTGAGAAAGCAAAGGAATTTTTATATACAGAGCAATTAGATTTTCATGATCCATTCTTACTAAATGAGATGGATGTAGTGGTAAAACGTGTGCAAGAGGCCATTGAAAATGAGGAGAAAATCCTTGTTTTTGGGGATTACGATGCCGATGGAGTAAGTAGCACAACGGTCATGGTAACTGCGCTCAAAGAAATAGGAGCGAATGTGGATTTTTATATTCCTAATCGTTTTACCGAGGGCTATGGTCCTAATGAAACTGCCTTCAAAGAGGCAAAGGAAAATGGTTTTTCGGTCATTATTACGGTGGATACAGGAATTTCGGCTTTGCATGAAGCAAATGTAGCAAAAGAGTTGGGCATCGATCTCATAATTACAGATCATCATGAACCAGGTCCTAAGCTACCAGATGCATTTGCCATCATTCATCCTAAAAAAAAGACTTGTACATACCCCTTTAAAGACTTGGCTGGAGTGGGAGTTGCCTATAAGGTTGCGCATGCGCTCCTTGGGAAAAATCCGGAACATCTCTTGGAAGTTGCGGCAATAGGGACGATTGCGGACCTTGTACCATTGGTGGGAGAGAATCGTCTCCTTGCCTCTAAAGGAATTAAAAAGATGCAACAAACCACAAGGGTAGGATTAAAGGCATTACTGCAAAAATGTGGCGTCGAGCCTCATACCATTACCGAGGAGACGATAGGTTTTTCTATTGGACCACGAATCAATGCTGTTGGACGTCTAGATAATGCTGATCCAGCCGTCCATCTATTAATGACCCAGGATGTTGAGGAAGCAAAGATGCTTTCTGAGGAAATGGAGTCCTACAATAAAGAAAGACAGCAAATCGTCAATACCATTACAGAAGAAGCCATCAAGCAAGTGGAAGAGAAATATCCTCCTGAAAAAAATAGCTTTATTATTGTCGAGGGACAAAATTGGAATGCTGGAGTAATCGGAATTGTTGCATCACGTCTAGTTGACCGTTTTTACCGACCAACCATCGTTTTAAGTCTGGATGAGGAAAGCGGCTTGGCGAAAGGGTCCGCTCGTTCCATAGCTGGTTTTGATTTGTTTGAAAATCTATCTCTTTGTCGTGATATCCTCCCACACTTTGGAGGTCATCCCATGGCCGCAGGAATGACGTTGAAAATGGAGCATGTGGATGAACTAAGACAGAGAATGAACCAAAGAGCGAATGAGCTATTAACAGCAGAGGATTTTATGCCGCTTACGGAAGTGGATATCGCATGCAGTTTAGAAGAAGTGTCACTTAAAACCATTGAACAGCTTGATTTGCTAGCACCATTTGGCGTCGCTAATCCTAAACCTAAAGTATTGCTAACAGAAGTAACTCCACAACAAATTCGTCAGATTGGCAATAAAAGCAATCATTTGAAACTGGTATTAGAACAAGATGGGTCTTCTTTGGACTGTGTTGGATTTGGGTTTGGAGAAACCTATCATCATATTTCACCTGGTGCGACTCTCGATGTGATCGGGGAGCTTTCGATTAACGAATGGAACAATTTCAAGAAGCCTCAATTGTTCTTAGGAGATATGAGAATAAAAGAGAGCCAGCTTTTTGATTTAAGGTCGATAAAGCAGTTAAATCAGACGTTAGCCAGTATTCCAGTGGACAAGCTTCAGATACTTTATTTTAATGAAAGCACGCTTTATGATTTGAAGTTGCAAGAGGAACTGCTTCCTTTTGCAAAACTAGTAACTAGCGATACAAAGCATGACCTTAACGGACAATATGTTGTCATTTTAGACATTCCATCTGAAGAATCGCTGCTTTCCTCTGTTCTTAAAGAAGCAGAGCCTGCTAGAATTTATGCAGCTTTTTACCAGCAGGACACGCATTTCTTTTCTACCATTCCAACAAGAGATGACTTTAAATGGTTTTACGCCTTGCTTGTAAAAAAGGGCAATATTGATTTGAAAAAACATGCCCTAGATATCGCCAAGCATCGTGGCTGGTCAAAAGAAACAGTAGATTTCATCTCGAAGGTGTTTTTTGAGCTAGAATTTGTTACAATAGACAATGGTTTTATCACATTAAATCATGCTGCGAAAAAGCGGGACTTCGAAGAATCTCCTACTTATCGTAAAAAACAACAACAGCTTCAGCTAGAGAACTTGTTTTTGTATTCATCATATAAACAGTTAAAAGCGTGGTTTGATCAGCACTTAACCAAGCAATGCATTGTTCATTCTTAG
- a CDS encoding GNAT family N-acetyltransferase codes for MNELKFKKLENEINDLVSFMTNNSWDYHSDPNPSNEQIIKGFHKGWYQEDRETYWIQYQDEKIGLIIIHDISDTIPLFDIRLANNVRGKGFGTKAVKWIVEHIFSLPDEKIRIEAYTRSDNLAMRKTLSNGGFVKEGYLRQSWENNDGSVSDSLCYGMIRSDWENKLVTPIKLNDLPF; via the coding sequence ATGAACGAACTTAAATTTAAAAAACTTGAAAATGAAATAAATGATTTGGTCTCATTCATGACTAATAATTCTTGGGATTACCATTCAGATCCAAATCCTTCAAATGAGCAAATTATCAAGGGTTTTCATAAAGGGTGGTATCAAGAAGACAGAGAAACTTATTGGATTCAATATCAAGACGAGAAAATTGGATTAATTATCATTCATGACATTAGTGATACTATTCCTTTATTTGACATTCGTTTAGCCAATAATGTTAGAGGTAAAGGGTTTGGGACAAAAGCTGTTAAGTGGATTGTTGAACATATTTTTAGTTTGCCAGATGAAAAAATAAGAATTGAGGCTTACACTCGAAGCGATAACTTAGCTATGAGGAAAACACTAAGTAACGGTGGGTTTGTTAAAGAAGGATACCTACGACAGTCATGGGAAAATAATGATGGAAGTGTTTCAGACTCATTGTGCTATGGAATGATTAGAAGTGATTGGGAAAACAAATTAGTAACTCCTATAAAACTAAATGATTTGCCTTTCTAA
- a CDS encoding NUDIX hydrolase — MFNKYSVLRGTIKISQGFIIKEDKVLMVKQYVQRGTIVWNFPGGGIEEGESPEQACEREVKDETGYGYQ; from the coding sequence TTGTTCAATAAGTATAGCGTTTTAAGGGGAACTATAAAGATTTCACAAGGTTTCATTATTAAGGAAGATAAAGTATTGATGGTTAAGCAATATGTTCAAAGAGGGACAATTGTTTGGAATTTTCCAGGTGGAGGCATTGAAGAAGGAGAGTCGCCAGAACAAGCCTGTGAAAGAGAAGTAAAAGATGAAACTGGATATGGATACCAATAA
- a CDS encoding endospore germination permease has protein sequence MMNVTKISVTQVFALQTLFLMGSSIVIGLNLGAEENAWLVNLMASAFGLLLFFFYMLILKKNGWPEFHQLLENAFGKIVGKVVLFLYSMYFFYIAGRVIKDFVYFISQTLFYNIDNWIVAIASICLVGYSVILGLEAVARTSEILLSLTFLLLFIIAVFAYLSGVLVLENIRPLLDIETLEFKDWIQYLTFPYGELVVFLTIYPFINDHKKLVKKGWIAVLLSGLVLIGITEIIIAILGAKVASFYTFPLVKAIEMIELLGIVQHLEILSAVTFVIVGFIKVVIFLIAGAKGVTYLLPALQEKFIIVVLCAIIYISTFYIGKNLPEHIHIGLKFVPIYMHVPFQFIIPLIILALTWFKMKGSVKA, from the coding sequence ATGATGAACGTTACCAAAATATCTGTTACCCAGGTTTTTGCGTTGCAAACCCTGTTTCTGATGGGATCTTCCATTGTGATAGGGCTAAATTTAGGTGCAGAAGAAAATGCTTGGCTAGTTAACCTCATGGCCTCAGCATTTGGTCTTTTACTCTTCTTCTTTTACATGCTTATTCTAAAAAAAAATGGGTGGCCAGAGTTTCATCAATTACTAGAGAATGCCTTTGGGAAAATAGTCGGAAAGGTTGTGCTGTTTTTATACAGCATGTATTTTTTCTATATTGCCGGACGTGTTATTAAAGATTTTGTTTATTTTATCAGTCAAACACTCTTTTATAACATTGACAATTGGATTGTAGCCATTGCGTCCATTTGCTTGGTTGGCTATTCGGTCATATTAGGATTAGAGGCTGTTGCAAGGACGTCTGAAATTCTGTTAAGCCTGACCTTTTTACTATTGTTTATCATTGCTGTATTTGCGTATCTTTCAGGTGTATTAGTGTTAGAAAACATTAGACCATTGCTAGATATTGAAACCTTGGAATTTAAGGATTGGATTCAATACTTAACCTTTCCTTATGGGGAATTGGTGGTGTTTCTTACTATCTATCCATTCATCAATGACCATAAAAAACTTGTTAAAAAAGGCTGGATTGCTGTGTTACTCAGCGGTCTCGTTCTAATTGGTATTACTGAAATAATCATCGCAATTTTAGGGGCTAAGGTAGCATCCTTTTATACATTCCCTTTAGTCAAAGCCATTGAAATGATTGAATTACTTGGAATCGTACAGCATCTTGAGATATTATCAGCCGTCACTTTCGTCATCGTTGGCTTTATTAAGGTGGTCATCTTTCTAATCGCAGGCGCGAAAGGGGTCACGTATCTCCTACCTGCTCTTCAGGAAAAATTCATTATAGTCGTTCTTTGTGCCATTATCTATATTAGTACCTTCTACATAGGAAAAAATTTACCCGAGCATATCCATATCGGACTTAAATTTGTCCCAATATATATGCACGTCCCTTTTCAGTTCATCATTCCTCTGATCATACTAGCGTTAACATGGTTTAAAATGAAAGGCTCTGTTAAAGCTTAA
- a CDS encoding Ger(x)C family spore germination protein codes for MFKQNLLSMMTGLFLLIACLLVGKNVEDTLLKDLTIVSGIGIDIKDEEYLVTLQILNIEALQDSNSQVQGFVLYQGQGKTISEAIHQGIKSVSRFIFFDDIEMVVVSEELARTKGITEAVNFLFLEPNISSNTMFFVSKEVAASDILSISPPIRKVSSNHIIDIVKNIKQNGSFAIPTYPNRIKNLLLNAPVTNNIIPYISIVGDPEKGLSKQVQETPLPPAILSVDGMAYFKSDKLEDYLSTDESKHLIFLTKGVKGGLLEGNCPKEEPGFFTFNIEKSKTRFEIEWKEQQPTINVYVKLRGIVSEWTCKTDFQYPNLKEYEKVLEEDLNNGITEIVNKSKEVGTDFIGFGKEIYLNKPSKWHKIEKQWETLFPKVPYKIKTEVRISDTGDAAQKE; via the coding sequence ATGTTTAAACAAAACCTCCTGTCCATGATGACCGGCCTATTTTTACTGATTGCTTGCTTACTAGTTGGAAAAAACGTCGAAGATACTCTTCTAAAGGACCTTACCATTGTGTCTGGAATAGGAATTGACATAAAGGATGAGGAGTACCTTGTAACGCTACAAATTTTAAATATTGAAGCCTTGCAAGACTCCAATTCTCAAGTGCAAGGGTTTGTGTTGTATCAAGGGCAAGGAAAAACGATTTCAGAGGCCATCCATCAAGGAATAAAATCCGTTTCCAGATTTATTTTTTTTGATGACATTGAAATGGTTGTGGTGAGCGAAGAGCTTGCACGCACAAAGGGAATTACAGAAGCGGTTAACTTTCTGTTTTTGGAGCCGAATATTTCCTCCAACACCATGTTTTTTGTTAGTAAAGAAGTAGCAGCAAGTGACATCCTGAGTATTTCCCCTCCCATACGGAAGGTGTCGTCCAATCATATCATTGATATTGTGAAGAATATAAAACAGAACGGATCCTTTGCCATTCCAACCTATCCGAATCGAATAAAAAATTTATTACTCAATGCTCCAGTCACCAACAATATTATTCCATACATCAGTATTGTTGGCGACCCAGAAAAAGGGTTAAGTAAACAAGTCCAAGAAACCCCTTTACCTCCTGCAATACTATCTGTTGATGGAATGGCATATTTCAAGTCAGATAAATTAGAGGATTATTTATCCACAGATGAAAGCAAGCACCTTATTTTTCTTACCAAAGGTGTCAAAGGTGGTCTTTTGGAGGGCAATTGTCCAAAAGAAGAGCCAGGTTTTTTTACCTTTAATATTGAAAAGTCGAAAACACGCTTCGAAATAGAATGGAAAGAGCAACAACCAACAATCAATGTCTATGTAAAGCTTAGAGGCATTGTTAGCGAATGGACCTGTAAAACTGATTTTCAATATCCAAATCTTAAGGAATATGAAAAAGTGCTTGAAGAGGATTTGAATAACGGAATAACAGAGATAGTGAATAAAAGTAAAGAGGTAGGAACTGATTTTATAGGCTTTGGAAAAGAAATTTATCTTAATAAACCGAGCAAGTGGCATAAAATTGAGAAGCAATGGGAAACTCTTTTCCCTAAAGTGCCTTACAAGATAAAAACAGAGGTCAGAATCAGTGATACTGGAGATGCCGCTCAAAAAGAGTGA